ATCCTTGTTTTTTTAATTCTAATATATAATTAATATCGTCGATTCCACTTTCTGCAACTTTTATGTAATTATTAGAAATTTTCGAAGATAATCTAAAACAATTGTTATGATCTATAACAAAAGTGTGCAAATCTCGATTATTAATTCCTACAATATCTAAATTATCCGTTATTTTATTTATTTCGAATTCATCATGAATTTCAATAATAATTTCTAAACCAATACTTTTTGCAACTTTTGAAAAGTTATATATTTGATTTTTAGAAAGAATACTAGCAATCAATAAAATTACATCTGCTCCCATAGATTTAGATTCGATAATTTGATATTCATCAATAATAAAATCTTTTCTTAAGATAGGGATAGAAACTATAGATCGTGATTTTTCCAAATTTTCATTTTTACCAGAAAAAAAATTCTGATCTGTAAGAATAGATATTCCACTAACTCCTGCTAATTCATAATCTTTAATTACTTTCTCTATTGAGACCGCCTTATTTATAACTCCTTTAGATGGAGATTTACATTTAAATTCTGCAATGATACCTGTATGACTATTTCTTATATTTTTTACGAGAGAAAAAGTTTTTCTTTCAAAAGAAAGACTTTTTTCCAGTTTTTTGATAGGATATCTAATTTTATTATTAGATACTTCTTTTTGTTTTACGAAAACAATTTTTTCAAGAATATTCATAAACTTAATAATTTTTTTAGAATATTCTTTGCTTGTCCACTTTTTAATGAACGTTTTGCTTTATCATAATTATTTTCAAAAGTATCTTGATTTAACAAACATAATGCAAATGTGGCATTTATTAAAACAACTTTATTTTGAGATAAAGTTCCATCTCCAGATAAAACACTCATAAATATACGAATATTTTCTTCTGTATTTTTTCCTCCTTTTAGTTCATTTGGATTTATTTTAATTGTTTTTTCTCCTATTTCTAATTCTTCTATAGAATAATGTCGTACTCCTTTTGGAGAATAATATTTGATATCACTAGTGAGTGTTATTTCATCATAACCATCTAAACTATGAATAATAGCATAATTGTTTTTTGTATTTTGATACATATAGTAATATGTTCTTGCTAATTCTAAATTATTAACTCCTAACAATTGATTTTTGGGTTTACCAGGATTTAATAGTGGACCAAGTGTATTAAAAATAGTTTTAACTCCTAATTCCTTTCTTATTACAGATAGAGTTTTCAATACAGGATGAAATATGGGAGCATGTAAATAACAAATTCCTACTTTATCCAATTGATTTTTCAAATTTTCTTCATTGTTAGTAAAATTGTATCCTAATCCTTTTAATATATTTGAAGACCCACTAATAGAGGAAGAACTAAAACTTCCATGTTTAATCACTTTTTCCCCTGTTCCTGCTACTATAAAACATGCCAAAGTAGAAATATTAAAAGTATTTTTTCCATCTCCGCCTGTTCCTACTATATCAATAGCATTAAATTCTGTAAGATTTATTTTGATGGATAATTCCATCATAGCCTGTCTAAAACCTCTTATTTCTTCTAAAGTAGGATATCTCATATTGTATATAGTAGCTATAGCTATAGTTTGTGTTTTATTAACATTACCTTTTGATAATTCTATAAAAAAATTTTTAGCTTCTTGTTTTGTCAATGTTTGTTCTAAAAAAAGATTTTCTAATATTTTATTCATAATTAATTTAAATTCAACCAATTATCTATAATCTTTTCTCCATATGGAGTTAAAATAGATTCTGGATGAAATTGTACTCCACGTACATCATAACATTTATGACGTAAAGCCATAATTTCTCCTCTATCTCCAATTGCTGTAATTTTAAGTTCTTCAGGAAAATTATTTTGGGATATAATCCAAGAATGATAACGACCTACTTGAATTTTTTTAGGTAATTGTTCAAATAAAATTTCTTTTGGATCTATTATTTCGATTATGCTAGATATTCCATGATAAACTTTTTTTGTGTTCAGAAGTGTAGCTCCAAAAACTTCTCCTATGGCTTGTTGACCTAAACAAACTCCAAAAATACTTTTAGTAGAAGCAAAGGTTTTCACTAAAGGTTTTAAAATATGTGCTTCATCGGGTATTCCAGGTCCTGGAGAAAGAATAATCTTATTATATTTTTCTATATCAGAGAGTTTAATTTCATTATTTCTAGATACTTGTATAGGATTTTTTGTTAATTTCTTTACAGCATGAACAAGATTATAAGTAAAAGAATCATAATTATCCAAAATTAGTATTTTATTCATCATAATACTTTATCATATATTTTTAGCTAATTCTATAGCTTTAAATAAGGCCATAAGTTTGTTATTTACTTCTTCTAATTCTTTCTCCTCTTTAGAATCAGAAACAATTCCTGCTCCAGCTTGAAAAAATAGAATGTTATTTTTACTTATAAAAGAACGAATAATTATGGCTGTATTAATACAAGAATTATTTAATCCAAAAAAACCAATTGCGCCTCCATATATTCCTCTATGTTGATTTTCAATTTTATCAATTAATTCCATAGCTTTGTACTTAGGGGCTCCAGAAAGAGTTCCTGCAGGAAAAGTATCTCCAAATACTTTTATAAGTGGTATGTTTTTTTCTAGCTTTCCGGATACTTTAGATACCATGTGTAATACGTGAGAAAATACTTGGATTTCTTTAAATTCTTCTACTTTTACATTGTAAGAATTTTTACTAAGATCATTTCTCGCTAAATCTACTAACATAACATGTTCTGCATTTTCTTTTGGATTATTTTCAAGATTTTCGGATAGTTGTTTGTCTTTATTTTTATCTCCTGATCTTCGCATTGTTCCTGCTATTGGGTTAATATAGGCAACTTGTTTATTGATAATAAGCTGTGATTCAGGTGATGAACCAAATAATTTATAATTTCCATAATCGAAATAAAAAAGATATGGCGAAGGGTTTATGAATCGCAAAGCACGATATACATTAAATTCATCTCCTATAAATTTTTGTTGAAACTGACGGGATAATACAATTTGAAAAACATCTCCACGTAAACAAGCTTTTATTCCTATAGATACCATTTTTTTATATTCTACATCTGTTACATTTGAATGACGGATTCCTACAGATTTAAATGGAAAAGATGGAAAATTTTTCTTTTTAATCAATTTAATCAACTGATTGATATTTGTCTTTTTTTCATTTTTATTGTTATAAAACTGATGTTCAATTACATATATTTCATGCTGAAAATGATGAAACACAATCAAGTTTTTATAAAATCCAAATCGTATTTTTGGAAGATCATATATTTTTTTAATTGGAGCATGAAATTGAATTTTTTCAAAATATTGAATACTATCATAAGATATATATCCATATAAACCTGAATAAGAAATGGTTATATTTTCATTTTCAAATTTTTTAAAAAAGTCTTCAATTAAAATTTGTATATCTAATTTATCATTTATAAAAATATGTTTATGAACACAATTAGGATATGATATTCGTAGTACATTTTGATCTAAAATAAGTTCAGAAATTGGATCAATACAAATAATAGAAGAATTACTTTTGAAAATTTGATAATCAGAATATTCTAATAATAATGTATTAGGAAAAATATCTCTTAATTTTAAATATAATTCTATTGGTGTAACACTATCAGCAAAAATTTTTTTCTGAATAGTTCTAAAATTAAATTTAAACATGGTTTATGGTGTTTTGAATGATAAAAAAAAGGCCGTCATAAAGACAAGCCTCAAAATATTGTTATACAACAACATTTAACTTAATTATTATAAATATAAAATTGAAGAGTTCTTTTTTAGAAATGACATTTACATTATGCAAATATAAATAAATTTTTCCTATTTATGGATTTTAATTATAAATATTGTAATTCATAATTTAGTTATATGAAAATATTCATTTCTATTTTATTCCTTTTTGGATCTCAAAGTATGGAAAAAAAGATGATAAACTTCCATTTTAA
The sequence above is drawn from the Blattabacterium cuenoti genome and encodes:
- the trpD gene encoding anthranilate phosphoribosyltransferase yields the protein MNKILENLFLEQTLTKQEAKNFFIELSKGNVNKTQTIAIATIYNMRYPTLEEIRGFRQAMMELSIKINLTEFNAIDIVGTGGDGKNTFNISTLACFIVAGTGEKVIKHGSFSSSSISGSSNILKGLGYNFTNNEENLKNQLDKVGICYLHAPIFHPVLKTLSVIRKELGVKTIFNTLGPLLNPGKPKNQLLGVNNLELARTYYYMYQNTKNNYAIIHSLDGYDEITLTSDIKYYSPKGVRHYSIEELEIGEKTIKINPNELKGGKNTEENIRIFMSVLSGDGTLSQNKVVLINATFALCLLNQDTFENNYDKAKRSLKSGQAKNILKKLLSL
- a CDS encoding anthranilate synthase component I family protein, which produces MFKFNFRTIQKKIFADSVTPIELYLKLRDIFPNTLLLEYSDYQIFKSNSSIICIDPISELILDQNVLRISYPNCVHKHIFINDKLDIQILIEDFFKKFENENITISYSGLYGYISYDSIQYFEKIQFHAPIKKIYDLPKIRFGFYKNLIVFHHFQHEIYVIEHQFYNNKNEKKTNINQLIKLIKKKNFPSFPFKSVGIRHSNVTDVEYKKMVSIGIKACLRGDVFQIVLSRQFQQKFIGDEFNVYRALRFINPSPYLFYFDYGNYKLFGSSPESQLIINKQVAYINPIAGTMRRSGDKNKDKQLSENLENNPKENAEHVMLVDLARNDLSKNSYNVKVEEFKEIQVFSHVLHMVSKVSGKLEKNIPLIKVFGDTFPAGTLSGAPKYKAMELIDKIENQHRGIYGGAIGFFGLNNSCINTAIIIRSFISKNNILFFQAGAGIVSDSKEEKELEEVNNKLMALFKAIELAKNI
- a CDS encoding anthranilate synthase component II; amino-acid sequence: MMNKILILDNYDSFTYNLVHAVKKLTKNPIQVSRNNEIKLSDIEKYNKIILSPGPGIPDEAHILKPLVKTFASTKSIFGVCLGQQAIGEVFGATLLNTKKVYHGISSIIEIIDPKEILFEQLPKKIQVGRYHSWIISQNNFPEELKITAIGDRGEIMALRHKCYDVRGVQFHPESILTPYGEKIIDNWLNLN
- the trpC gene encoding indole-3-glycerol phosphate synthase TrpC; the protein is MNILEKIVFVKQKEVSNNKIRYPIKKLEKSLSFERKTFSLVKNIRNSHTGIIAEFKCKSPSKGVINKAVSIEKVIKDYELAGVSGISILTDQNFFSGKNENLEKSRSIVSIPILRKDFIIDEYQIIESKSMGADVILLIASILSKNQIYNFSKVAKSIGLEIIIEIHDEFEINKITDNLDIVGINNRDLHTFVIDHNNCFRLSSKISNNYIKVAESGIDDINYILELKKQGFKGFLIGEFFMKKKNPGISCKDFIKSLSKKLNKIN